The following coding sequences lie in one Rhinolophus ferrumequinum isolate MPI-CBG mRhiFer1 chromosome 16, mRhiFer1_v1.p, whole genome shotgun sequence genomic window:
- the TSPAN14 gene encoding tetraspanin-14 yields the protein MHYYRYSNAEVSCWYKYLLFSYNIVFWLAGVAFLGAGLWAWSEKGVLSDLTKVTRLHGIDPVVLVLMVGVVMFTLGFAGCVGALRENICLLKFFCGAIVLIFFLELAVAVLAFLFQDWVRDRFREFFESNIRSYRDDIDLQNLIDSLQKANLCCGAYGPEDWDLNVYFNCSGASYSREKCGVPFSCCVPDPAQKVVNTQCGYDVRTQLKSKWEEVIFTKGCIPALEGWLPRNIYIVAGVFIAISLLQIFGIFLARTLISDIEAVKAGHHF from the exons TTGGCTGGTGTTGCCTTCCTTGGAGCCGGACTGTGGGCATGGAGCGAAAAG GGGGTGCTGTCCGACCTCACCAAAGTGACCCGACTGCATGGAATTGACCCTGTGGTGCTGGTCCTCATGGTGGGCGTGGTGATGTTCACACTGGGGTTTGCTGGCTGCGTGGGGGCCCTGCGGGAGAACATCTGCCTGCTCAAGTTT TTCTGTGGTGCCATCGTGCTCATCTTCTTCCTGGAGCTGGCCGTGGCGGTGCTGGCCTTCTTGTTCCAGGACTGGGTGAGGGATCGGTTCCGGGAGTTCTTTGAGAGCAACATCAGATCCTACCGGGACGACATTGACCTGCAGAACCTCATTGACTCCCTTCAGAAAGCC AACTTGTGCTGTGGGGCGTATGGCCCCGAGGACTGGGACCTCAATGTCTACTTCAACTGCAGTGGCGCCAGCTACAGCCGTGAGAAGTGCGGGGTGCCCTTCTCCTGCTGTGTACCGGACCCCGCG CAAAAAGTTGTGAACACACAGTGCGGATATGATGTCAGGACTCAG CTGAAGAGCAAGTGGGAGGAGGTCATCTTCACGAAAGGCTGCATCCCGGCGCTGGAGGGCTGGCTTCCGCGGAATATTTACATCGTGGCCGGTGTCTTCATCGCCATCTCACTGCTACAG ATATTTGGCATCTTCCTGGCGAGGACCTTGATCTCGGACATTGAGGCAGTGAAGGCCGGCCATCACTTCTGA